The Streptomonospora litoralis genome window below encodes:
- a CDS encoding serine/threonine-protein kinase, translated as MAPQVLADRYRLLEPIGHGGMGTVWRAEDGLLHRLVAVKEVRVAPELEDGKREELLARTMREARICAGLSTHPGIVTIHDVVREGGRPWIVMELVCGRGLDQVVAEEGPLSPRRTAEIGRQIFAALDTAHRDGVVHRDVKPANVMLLPDGRAMLSDFGIAVSDSEDKLTLTGRLPGSPGYVAPERLRSNVMSAAADVWSLGATLYFAVEGRSAFERATTAARLAAPLEDPPDPPQRAGGLRPVLNGMLQSDPEHRLGGPALDAALARVISGSGTDDLTPTQLDVSGGLSPVGVIPTPPGGRLSAAAPAHMAASGGLSPDAKHFGRGWVRILVSLVIGLITLIVAPLLVEYLSSVLIEDEPAPGPTAENASAADRAGAAQLPGGGAPAGSAGFGGAGSGSAAAPEWTAAAAPAVGDPAPLSVRD; from the coding sequence ATGGCCCCCCAGGTACTCGCCGACCGCTACCGCTTGCTCGAACCGATCGGCCACGGCGGCATGGGCACCGTTTGGCGCGCCGAGGACGGCCTGCTGCACCGGCTGGTGGCCGTAAAGGAGGTGCGGGTCGCCCCCGAACTGGAGGACGGCAAGCGCGAGGAGCTGCTCGCCCGCACGATGCGGGAGGCGCGGATCTGCGCCGGGCTCAGCACCCACCCCGGCATCGTGACGATCCACGACGTCGTCCGCGAGGGCGGGCGCCCGTGGATCGTCATGGAGCTCGTCTGCGGCCGCGGGCTGGACCAGGTCGTGGCCGAGGAGGGGCCGCTGTCGCCGCGGCGCACCGCCGAGATCGGCCGCCAGATCTTCGCCGCGCTGGACACCGCGCACCGCGACGGCGTCGTGCACCGGGACGTGAAGCCGGCCAACGTGATGCTGCTGCCGGACGGGCGCGCCATGCTCTCCGACTTCGGTATCGCGGTCTCGGACTCCGAGGACAAACTGACACTCACCGGCCGACTGCCGGGCTCGCCCGGCTACGTCGCGCCGGAGCGGCTGCGCAGCAACGTCATGTCCGCGGCGGCCGACGTCTGGTCGCTGGGGGCGACGCTCTACTTCGCGGTCGAGGGCCGCTCGGCGTTCGAGCGTGCGACCACGGCCGCCCGGCTGGCGGCACCGCTCGAAGACCCGCCCGACCCGCCGCAGCGCGCCGGTGGCCTGCGGCCCGTCCTCAACGGGATGCTGCAGTCCGACCCGGAGCACCGGCTCGGCGGGCCCGCCCTGGACGCGGCGCTGGCGCGGGTGATCAGCGGGTCGGGCACCGACGACCTGACCCCCACCCAGCTCGACGTCTCGGGCGGGCTTTCGCCGGTCGGAGTGATCCCCACTCCACCCGGCGGCCGCCTCTCGGCGGCGGCTCCCGCCCATATGGCCGCCTCGGGAGGGCTGTCGCCGGACGCCAAGCACTTCGGGCGCGGCTGGGTGCGGATCCTGGTGTCGCTCGTCATCGGGCTGATAACGCTGATCGTCGCCCCGCTGCTGGTGGAGTACCTCTCCAGCGTGCTCATCGAGGACGAGCCCGCTCCCGGACCCACCGCCGAGAACGCCTCCGCCGCGGACCGCGCCGGCGCCGCGCAGCTGCCGGGCGGCGGTGCGCCCGCGGGCTCGGCCGGATTCGGCGGCGCCGGGTCCGGCTCCGCTGCCGCGCCGGAGTGGACCGCAGCGGCCGCACCCGCCGTCGGCGATCCCGCGCCGCTGTCCGTGCGGGACTGA